A genomic window from Spirochaetota bacterium includes:
- a CDS encoding response regulator, translating to MLDSDSFDIAIIDFKLPDVDGLTLLKHIKTISPQTGVIIITAFAQVKTAVQAIRKGAFDYIAKPFTNEELLLSIEKFLKFRNLEK from the coding sequence ATTCTTGATTCAGATTCATTTGATATCGCAATTATTGACTTTAAACTTCCAGATGTTGATGGACTTACTTTACTTAAACATATAAAAACAATTTCTCCGCAAACAGGGGTTATAATTATAACAGCTTTTGCTCAAGTAAAAACTGCTGTTCAGGCAATAAGAAAAGGTGCTTTTGATTATATTGCCAAACCATTTACAAATGAAGAACTTCTTTTATCAATAGAGAAATTCTTAAAGTTTCGTAATCTTGAAAAATAA